From the genome of Ralstonia insidiosa:
TCGCCAACGCCACCAACCGCGCCCCCGCCCCGATCCTGCACCTGCTGCGCGAAGACAGCATCGCCCGCGCCGCCGCAGCCGTACCCGATGCAGCGGACATCTACGAGCGGAACATCGCGACGATGGAACGGCTGGGGCCGGAAGGTTGGGCGGAGATGGTGGCGAAGTTCAGCGAGAAGCCGCACCACGATTAAAGTCCAGCGACCGCGCTAATGCCCAGACGGTGTGGCCGTACCCTGCCCTTGATGGCGCCTTGGATTTTTGTTGCGGGGAGGAAAAAGGAAGGAGCCTTGTCTGAGCGCAGCGAGTTTGGCTCCTTCCCCTCCCCGCGACAAAAATCCAAGGAGGGGGTCGCCATCTCGGGCGCGCCTTCTTTTGCTTACTTTTCTTGGCAAGACAAGAAAAGTGAGTCGGCCCCGGCAGGGGACGAAACATCAGCAAACCACCAACAAAAAATCAAACAGCCCGATCCCCCGGCGGCGTCCACTGATACATCCACGTCTCAGAAAGCAACCGCTCCCCCGATTGCAATGTCAGCGACAAATCAATCGGCGCATTGCTCGCATCCGGCACCACATCAAACATCGCCCGCACCCCATCGATACTGGCCAGCGGCCGCGCCGAAGCAATCTCCACCCGCCCCCGCGAGGCACGGATGACCGGCTCGACGGTCGACCCCGCCGTGCTGCGCCCCAACCGCGACAACTCCCCACCCGCAAAATCGACCACAAAGCGCCAGGAGAAATACTTACGCGGTTGCCCGACCACGCCGCCGATCCCCGTGCGCGTTGCCACCACCCGTGCCAACGGCGAAGCGGCGGCAGGCTGCGCCCCCCAAGTCAGCCGATAGCCGAAGGCCAATTCCTGCCCAGCCTGCGGCGCCACGGCTGGCCGCCAGAAGGCGACGATGTTGTCGAAGGTCTCGTCATTGGCCGACAGTTCGACCAGCTCGATCGCCCCTTCCCCCCAGCCATGCGTGGGCTCGACCCACACGCTCGGGCGCTTCTCATAGAACACGCCGTCGTCCTGATAGTGATCAGGGTTGCGATCGCGCTGCAGCAGGCCGAAACCGCGTGGGTTGTCGTCGGCAAAGCGCTGGCTGCGCAGGATGGGCGGGTTGGCCAGCGGCCGCCAGATCCATTCGCCCGAGCCGCGCCAGATGGCCAGACCGTCGGAATCGTGGATCTCGGGCCGCCAGTCCGAGGCACGCCAGCGGCGGGCGGCGCTGCGGCGATCCCCGGCGCGGTCGGTGCGATCGTTCTCCCCGTAGAGGAACATGCTGGTGAGCGGCGCAATGCCCAGCCGCTCGATCGGCTTGCGCACGAAGAGCGAGGCCTGCACGTCCATCACCAGGGTGTCACCCGGGCGGATGTCGAAGCGGTAGACCCCGGCCACGCTGGGAGAATCCAGCAGCGCATAGACGCGCAACACCTCGGCATCGGCCGGCGGGCGCACCAGCCAGAACTCGGTGAAATCCGGAAACTCCTCGGCACGCGGCAGACCGGTATCGATCGCCAGCCCACGCGCCGACATGCCGTATTGCCACTGCCCACCCACGGCGCGGAAATAGCTGGCGCCCAGGAAGGCCGCCACATCGCGCGTCGGGTCAGCCTTGGTGGTCAGCCGAAAGCCGGCAAAACCAAGGTCGGCCGGCAACGACTGGTGATCCAGCCCGCTCCGGCCGTAGTCGAACATGGCCGGGTCATAGGCAATCAGGCGCGCCTGGCCATCCACCACCTCGTGCATGCGCACGGGTGACTTGAAGAACAGCCCCAGGTGGAAGAAACGCGCCTCGAACGGCAGGCGCTGCCCGGCCCAAAGAGCGTGGTCGGCGCGGTAGCCGATGGATTGGTAGCCGTCCCACCCGAGCGTGGCCAGCGGCGCGGGAAGCTGCGTGCTGCGCGGGCGATAGGGCCGGGCGGCCAGCGCACGAGCACGCGCCAGCAGGCGGGTTTCATCAAACGGTTCCGGAGCGCCGAGCGGGCTGCCGGCGGCTGCGCTACGGGACAAACCGGGGGCCAGGGCAAGCAGCCCGGCGGCCAACTGCTTGAGCAGGTCGCGACGATGCATGGATCAAGGCGAAGCCAGGGGTGAGCCATCTTCGCATAAACGCCCGCCCAGGCAGCATCCCGCAAGAAACCTTTCATTGGACCCACAACCCTTCACCAAAACCGGGATTGGGGCCAATCCGCGTGGCGCCTATTCTTCAATTGGCGCACAATTCAGGCCCCGCCGAGCGTTGGCCCGGCTGTCCGGTGTTCCCGCCACGATCCTCACGGCGCACATGTTTCCAACGTTTTCCACGTCTTCGCTGCCTGACACGGCTCAATCGTCCGATGTGACGGTCGCGCTGGAGGCATTCGACCGTTTCTACGACGACGTCCTGCTGCCCATGTGGCTCGGGCCCGGCTGGAACGCGCAGGCGGGCCTCTGCTATGAGGCGCTGATCGTCGAGAACGGCACGCTGGTGCCGGCGTCGACGTCGCGCTACCGCGCGATGGCCTGCGCGCGGCAACTGTATACATTGGCGCGCGCCACGCGGCTCTCGACGCGGCACCAGGCGCTGTGCGCCGAACGCGCCGCCGCGCTGTGTCACGCACTTGACAC
Proteins encoded in this window:
- a CDS encoding glucan biosynthesis protein; the encoded protein is MHRRDLLKQLAAGLLALAPGLSRSAAAGSPLGAPEPFDETRLLARARALAARPYRPRSTQLPAPLATLGWDGYQSIGYRADHALWAGQRLPFEARFFHLGLFFKSPVRMHEVVDGQARLIAYDPAMFDYGRSGLDHQSLPADLGFAGFRLTTKADPTRDVAAFLGASYFRAVGGQWQYGMSARGLAIDTGLPRAEEFPDFTEFWLVRPPADAEVLRVYALLDSPSVAGVYRFDIRPGDTLVMDVQASLFVRKPIERLGIAPLTSMFLYGENDRTDRAGDRRSAARRWRASDWRPEIHDSDGLAIWRGSGEWIWRPLANPPILRSQRFADDNPRGFGLLQRDRNPDHYQDDGVFYEKRPSVWVEPTHGWGEGAIELVELSANDETFDNIVAFWRPAVAPQAGQELAFGYRLTWGAQPAAASPLARVVATRTGIGGVVGQPRKYFSWRFVVDFAGGELSRLGRSTAGSTVEPVIRASRGRVEIASARPLASIDGVRAMFDVVPDASNAPIDLSLTLQSGERLLSETWMYQWTPPGDRAV